AAAATGAAAACAGTTGTCACCTGTCCTAACTGTGGAGAACCAATAACTCCACATACCGTTTGTCCGAATTGTGGGTACTACAAAGGCAAACCCGTAATGGTGGTTAAAACTAAAACTGAATAAAAAGTCTTCTCTGCGAAAGAAAAAGGGGGCCCATGCAGGCCCCCTTTTTCTTTCGCAGCCAAATCT
This DNA window, taken from bacterium, encodes the following:
- the rpmF gene encoding 50S ribosomal protein L32, giving the protein MPAPKRKHSRARSRKRRTHYKVKMKTVVTCPNCGEPITPHTVCPNCGYYKGKPVMVVKTKTE